A DNA window from Nitrospira sp. contains the following coding sequences:
- a CDS encoding Flagellar basal-body rod modification protein FlgD (MaGe:77308385), giving the protein MATIDPATSQTTKSTTTSTTGGIAGALSGNQQLGQNDFLKLLVTQLKNQDPLKPMDNTAFVAELAQFSQLDQSTKQVQLLEKSIAQQTDSMQYTLLPMIGRTVQVEGSLINLKDGPAKLTYALEREATTVRVTIQDKQGKAIRILDLGTQSAGKQEVQWDGRNQNGFLMPNGTYQYQVLAKDSKGGAVVAAPSAVLTISGVRMVDGTPRLAAGDYVIDRKDIVELR; this is encoded by the coding sequence ATGGCAACTATTGATCCCGCGACATCGCAGACGACCAAGAGTACCACGACGTCAACGACCGGCGGGATCGCCGGAGCCTTGAGCGGCAACCAGCAACTGGGTCAGAACGATTTTTTGAAGCTGCTGGTGACACAGCTCAAGAATCAGGATCCCTTGAAGCCGATGGATAATACCGCCTTTGTGGCCGAGCTGGCCCAATTCAGTCAATTAGACCAGAGCACAAAACAAGTTCAGTTGTTGGAAAAGAGCATTGCCCAACAAACCGATTCGATGCAGTACACCTTACTGCCCATGATCGGGCGCACTGTGCAGGTCGAAGGCTCATTGATCAATTTGAAGGACGGGCCCGCGAAACTTACCTATGCGTTGGAGCGCGAAGCGACCACTGTCCGGGTCACCATTCAGGACAAGCAAGGAAAGGCCATTCGCATTCTGGATTTGGGCACGCAGAGTGCGGGCAAGCAGGAAGTGCAGTGGGATGGACGCAATCAAAACGGCTTCCTGATGCCGAACGGAACCTATCAGTACCAAGTACTGGCGAAGGACTCCAAGGGCGGTGCGGTCGTGGCGGCTCCGAGTGCCGTCTTAACGATCTCCGGTGTGCGGATGGTCGATGGAACTCCTCGACTGGCTGCCGGAGACTATGTGATCGACCGTAAAGATATTGTCGAACTACGTTAA
- a CDS encoding MgtEN domain-containing protein (MaGe:77308387): MTPFSSYRDSDRITVRHTTKSRRSLTRSERRSHLWTLAGGIAGSVFLLWVMVQLGQASSEPQPAKPAVAAAPASGAAAGTDADAASGNASAAQGVAIETPREMIEMLDQRKKDLDRREAAVRQEEERLLALKTELEGLLTKNEAMQKKIEESRRLHQKQTTEQKIQQDQFIAERKAMYSKHAQDQKSQNQAQLAKMYESMPSEEAAARLEKMPEHKAIEILRIVKPKIAGAILSQVRVERAAKLTEQLLVQVP; the protein is encoded by the coding sequence ATGACGCCTTTCTCTAGCTATCGCGATTCAGATCGTATCACAGTGCGGCATACCACGAAGTCTCGCCGATCTTTGACCAGGTCGGAGCGGCGCTCCCATCTCTGGACGCTGGCGGGCGGCATCGCTGGATCGGTCTTTCTGCTGTGGGTCATGGTGCAACTGGGGCAAGCCTCGTCTGAGCCGCAACCGGCCAAGCCTGCGGTGGCTGCAGCGCCGGCATCGGGAGCCGCCGCTGGCACCGATGCGGATGCTGCGTCTGGCAATGCCTCCGCCGCGCAAGGAGTCGCAATCGAAACTCCGCGAGAAATGATTGAGATGCTGGATCAGCGCAAGAAGGATCTTGACCGTCGTGAAGCGGCCGTTCGGCAAGAAGAAGAGCGTCTCCTCGCCCTCAAGACGGAGCTGGAAGGGCTGCTCACGAAAAACGAAGCGATGCAGAAAAAGATTGAGGAATCCCGGCGGCTGCATCAGAAGCAAACGACGGAACAGAAAATTCAGCAAGACCAGTTTATCGCCGAGCGAAAAGCGATGTACTCCAAGCATGCGCAGGATCAAAAAAGTCAGAACCAGGCTCAGCTCGCGAAGATGTATGAATCCATGCCGTCCGAGGAAGCCGCGGCAAGACTTGAAAAGATGCCTGAGCATAAAGCGATTGAAATTCTTCGCATCGTCAAGCCGAAAATCGCCGGCGCGATCCTCTCCCAAGTCCGTGTCGAACGGGCCGCCAAGCTCACTGAACAGTTGCTCGTTCAAGTCCCCTAG
- a CDS encoding Response regulatory domain-containing protein (MaGe:77308390), with the protein MVTSASLPAKSSTPAAIGSSKLLGSILVVDDDETIRNLFVELFRSEGVVIRVAGTAQEALAMVKQAPPALLMADIMLPDLDGIQLLEQVQAFDQRVISVVMTGSPSVELAVRAMKAGAAEFFMKPIQNDVVLMTARRLLELHALRAENTVLKHAVVRAGGLRVHSMVLQTFGEDGVTRGQDGLTEYERGIAEGERRACARDEERRRHERTLFSNAVRKFDQAWLALHQTMEDDVVSVAFQIAVKILRDRADQVKEQVVEQAKAALAALKESGRATITVHPADAATLEALRGELSQVGDLTLSLHIEPDMTLSRGSCIVQTANRVVDASLDTQLFRLGDALRARGSHVAQ; encoded by the coding sequence ATGGTCACGAGTGCCTCGCTGCCAGCCAAATCCTCCACGCCGGCGGCAATCGGATCTTCGAAACTGCTCGGGTCGATTCTGGTCGTTGACGACGACGAGACGATCCGGAATCTTTTCGTCGAGCTTTTTCGATCGGAAGGGGTGGTCATTCGGGTTGCCGGGACTGCCCAAGAAGCGCTGGCGATGGTGAAGCAAGCCCCGCCGGCTCTGTTGATGGCAGACATCATGTTGCCGGACTTGGACGGCATTCAGCTCTTGGAGCAGGTGCAGGCGTTCGACCAGCGAGTAATCAGCGTGGTGATGACCGGCTCGCCGAGCGTCGAGTTGGCCGTCCGGGCGATGAAAGCCGGCGCGGCCGAATTCTTCATGAAGCCGATTCAGAACGATGTCGTGCTGATGACCGCCAGGCGGCTGCTCGAACTGCATGCGCTGCGCGCGGAAAACACGGTCTTGAAACATGCGGTGGTGCGGGCCGGCGGCTTGCGTGTGCACAGCATGGTGCTGCAAACGTTCGGCGAAGACGGCGTGACGCGCGGGCAAGATGGACTGACCGAATACGAACGCGGCATTGCCGAAGGCGAGCGGCGAGCCTGCGCCAGGGATGAAGAGCGGCGCCGCCACGAGCGGACGCTGTTCTCGAATGCCGTGAGAAAATTCGATCAAGCCTGGCTGGCCTTGCATCAAACGATGGAAGACGACGTGGTGAGTGTGGCCTTTCAGATTGCGGTCAAAATTCTCCGCGATCGCGCCGATCAAGTGAAAGAACAGGTGGTGGAGCAAGCCAAAGCGGCGCTGGCGGCTTTGAAAGAGTCCGGCCGGGCGACGATCACGGTGCATCCCGCCGACGCCGCCACGTTGGAAGCGCTGCGCGGCGAGTTGAGCCAGGTGGGAGATCTCACCCTCTCGCTCCATATCGAGCCCGATATGACGCTGTCCAGGGGAAGTTGCATTGTGCAGACGGCCAACCGAGTCGTGGATGCCTCGCTCGATACGCAATTGTTTCGATTGGGCGACGCGCTGCGCGCACGAGGATCGCATGTCGCTCAGTGA
- a CDS encoding Flagellar biosynthesis protein fliL (MaGe:77308383), producing the protein MSDEAAATPEPAAPAAPAPALPMKLLIIVVAAALVAGLGGAFVIVKFMGGHSGGEAGGEQAAEAGGKSEGHGDSSGKAAAGAAPGVVFDLDPFIVNLADAPDIRYLKMTIKLEVENEGVSANLAGRIPQLRDAILVLLSSKDSATIRSPQGKFQLRDEITQRINGLLPKPGVKTAYFTDFVVQ; encoded by the coding sequence ATGTCAGACGAAGCAGCAGCAACCCCAGAACCAGCCGCTCCCGCAGCGCCCGCTCCAGCGCTTCCGATGAAGCTTCTGATTATCGTCGTCGCCGCGGCGCTCGTGGCCGGGCTCGGCGGCGCCTTTGTCATTGTGAAATTCATGGGCGGCCATAGCGGCGGAGAAGCGGGCGGCGAGCAGGCGGCGGAAGCCGGAGGGAAGTCGGAAGGGCACGGCGACTCGTCTGGAAAGGCCGCTGCGGGAGCCGCGCCGGGCGTGGTGTTCGACCTGGACCCGTTCATCGTGAATCTCGCCGATGCACCGGACATTCGTTATCTCAAGATGACCATTAAGTTGGAAGTGGAGAATGAAGGCGTGTCGGCGAACCTTGCCGGCCGCATTCCGCAATTGCGCGACGCGATTCTCGTGCTGCTGTCGAGCAAAGACTCCGCCACGATCCGGAGCCCGCAGGGAAAATTTCAGCTCCGGGATGAGATTACGCAGCGGATCAATGGCCTGCTCCCCAAGCCGGGCGTGAAGACCGCCTATTTCACGGATTTCGTCGTGCAGTAG
- a CDS encoding Flagellar hook protein FlgE (MaGe:77308384): protein MGILSSLFAGVSGLNANGTALSVIGNNIANLSTVGFKGSRATFADLISSSISGGSGSVQTGIGVALTSVQGDFTQGSLATSSNVLDLAIDGNGFFVMKDAQNGTFYGRNGLFRLNKDSVVVDPTGFKLQGFLADTTGTITGNIGDIALPTTTASPNPTSTALLAANLNSGTATTGVRGNVIGSSASVTASAAGNNALTVNLNGDGVRTITVANGLTGTALASAIQSAVRGLTAVNPYLQSAYDGFEATVGASNIFTFRSGISGTTNDVTTNTGTVVVGASGADTLAANLNMLAGASTTGSDFNVSDPVGTSNFTTSLTVYDSLGNDHLLTTYFTKVGANAWNYNVVSSTADINTANYHSSNIDVTLGIVRVGAGTLTFGTDGTLQREGPVIRFDTSTAAGTVGTNPGELQIDFVGATQDQLIDINFGDSVITDGGNGLTGTTQFGSTSALVQQTQDGYAAGSLQAFSVDTNGVISGRFSNGQLRALAQVVLARFPDPIGLTRTGKNTFAESGNSGQPVTGSPDSAGLGRVLSNSLELSNVDLGQSFIDMIAAQRGFQANSRVITTSDEILQELVNLKR from the coding sequence ATGGGTATTCTGTCGTCCCTGTTTGCCGGTGTAAGCGGGCTCAATGCCAACGGCACGGCATTGTCGGTCATCGGTAACAACATTGCCAATCTCAGCACGGTCGGGTTCAAGGGGAGTCGCGCGACATTCGCCGACTTGATTAGCTCCTCAATCTCGGGCGGATCCGGTTCGGTGCAAACCGGCATCGGCGTGGCGCTCACCTCGGTGCAGGGAGATTTCACTCAGGGGTCGCTGGCCACCTCATCGAACGTGCTCGATCTGGCGATCGACGGCAACGGGTTCTTCGTCATGAAGGACGCGCAGAACGGAACGTTCTATGGACGCAATGGGCTCTTTCGCCTGAACAAAGACAGCGTCGTAGTCGATCCCACCGGATTTAAACTACAGGGATTCCTCGCGGACACGACCGGGACGATCACCGGGAATATCGGAGATATCGCCTTGCCAACCACCACGGCATCGCCGAACCCGACCTCGACGGCGCTGCTGGCCGCCAATCTGAATTCCGGCACGGCGACCACTGGCGTTCGCGGCAACGTGATCGGGTCGTCTGCATCCGTGACGGCGTCGGCGGCCGGCAATAATGCCCTCACCGTCAATCTGAACGGCGACGGAGTCCGAACGATCACGGTCGCGAACGGTCTGACTGGCACTGCGCTCGCCAGCGCGATTCAGAGCGCGGTGCGCGGCTTGACCGCCGTCAATCCCTACTTGCAATCGGCCTACGATGGCTTCGAGGCCACCGTGGGCGCGAGCAATATTTTCACGTTCCGATCCGGCATCTCGGGCACGACGAACGACGTGACGACCAATACCGGCACGGTGGTGGTGGGCGCGAGCGGCGCGGATACGCTGGCGGCGAATTTGAATATGCTGGCCGGCGCCTCGACCACCGGGTCCGATTTCAATGTGTCGGATCCTGTCGGCACGTCGAACTTTACGACCTCGCTGACCGTCTACGATTCACTGGGAAATGATCATTTGCTGACGACCTATTTTACAAAAGTCGGAGCCAATGCCTGGAACTATAACGTCGTATCGAGCACGGCTGACATCAATACGGCGAACTATCATTCCAGCAATATCGACGTCACGCTCGGGATCGTTCGAGTCGGCGCCGGCACGCTGACATTCGGAACCGACGGCACGCTGCAGCGCGAAGGGCCGGTGATTCGATTCGATACCAGCACGGCAGCCGGAACCGTCGGTACGAATCCAGGGGAACTTCAGATCGACTTTGTCGGCGCGACCCAAGACCAGCTCATCGATATCAATTTCGGCGACAGCGTCATCACCGATGGCGGGAACGGACTCACCGGCACCACGCAATTCGGCTCCACCTCTGCCCTGGTCCAGCAGACGCAAGACGGCTATGCCGCCGGCTCGCTCCAGGCCTTCAGTGTCGATACCAACGGCGTGATCAGCGGCCGGTTCTCGAATGGACAACTGCGCGCGCTGGCTCAAGTGGTATTAGCTCGGTTTCCGGATCCGATCGGGTTGACCAGAACCGGTAAGAACACGTTCGCTGAATCAGGAAACTCCGGCCAGCCGGTCACAGGCTCTCCGGATAGTGCAGGCCTTGGCCGGGTGCTGTCCAATTCGTTGGAACTCTCGAACGTGGATCTCGGTCAAAGCTTCATCGATATGATTGCCGCGCAACGCGGGTTCCAAGCGAACTCACGGGTCATTACGACCTCAGACGAAATCCTTCAGGAATTGGTGAATTTGAAACGGTAA
- a CDS encoding Flagellar motor switch protein FliG (MaGe:77308391), with amino-acid sequence MAGDAKQMPGEQKAAILLRAIGEEAAAQVMKQLDPKEIKKLGHFMNGTAKISKEDEETVISEFESASSSGEVQFKGNEYIRNILIKALGPEKAKSIIESMTRKSYPGLEALKWVDAKSLASMIKVEHPQTIAVILAHLESEQASQLLAQLPEFLRGDVALRLATMEEVQPDVLEELSNTMQEALLSNTGMRAQSLGGTEMMADIMTRLDKTTEGNIMAKIAEKSQPLADAIRALMFVFDDLIKLDDRGMQELMKEISKEDLPLALRGANSDIKDKFFKNMSSRAAEMLKDDMESKGPVKIADVEKSQQNILKVCRKLEEEGRIVVAGAGEEML; translated from the coding sequence ATGGCCGGCGATGCCAAACAGATGCCCGGTGAACAGAAGGCGGCGATTCTGCTTCGTGCCATCGGAGAAGAGGCGGCCGCGCAAGTGATGAAGCAGCTTGATCCGAAAGAGATCAAAAAACTTGGGCATTTCATGAATGGCACGGCCAAGATTTCCAAAGAAGACGAGGAGACGGTGATTTCTGAATTCGAGTCCGCCAGCTCCAGTGGAGAAGTGCAGTTTAAGGGCAATGAGTATATTCGCAACATTTTGATCAAAGCGCTGGGGCCTGAAAAAGCAAAGAGCATCATCGAGTCGATGACGCGCAAGAGCTATCCAGGGCTGGAAGCGCTGAAGTGGGTGGACGCGAAATCTTTGGCGAGCATGATCAAGGTCGAGCATCCGCAAACCATCGCCGTGATTTTGGCGCATCTGGAAAGCGAACAGGCCAGCCAGTTGCTGGCCCAGCTGCCGGAATTTCTGCGGGGCGATGTCGCCTTGCGGCTGGCAACAATGGAGGAAGTGCAACCGGACGTCTTGGAAGAACTCAGCAATACGATGCAGGAAGCGCTCTTGTCGAATACCGGCATGCGCGCCCAATCGCTTGGCGGCACGGAGATGATGGCCGACATCATGACCCGGCTCGACAAGACGACCGAGGGCAACATCATGGCCAAGATCGCGGAGAAGAGCCAGCCGCTGGCCGATGCCATTCGCGCCTTGATGTTCGTCTTCGACGACTTGATCAAGCTCGATGACCGAGGCATGCAGGAATTGATGAAGGAAATCAGCAAGGAGGATCTGCCGCTGGCTTTGCGCGGCGCGAACTCCGACATCAAGGATAAATTCTTCAAGAACATGTCGAGCCGGGCGGCCGAGATGCTCAAGGACGATATGGAGTCCAAGGGACCGGTTAAAATTGCCGATGTGGAGAAATCTCAACAGAACATCCTCAAGGTCTGCCGCAAACTGGAAGAAGAGGGCCGCATTGTGGTGGCCGGCGCCGGGGAGGAAATGCTGTAA
- a CDS encoding Flagellar hook-basal body complex protein FliE (MaGe:77308393) translates to MTPIQGISPVIPAITDKIAPVGAADTSGPGGFMDTLKSAIGKANDVQVQANQAVDALVTGQSSDLHGTMVALQQADVSFQLMMQIRNKLVTAYEEIQRMQV, encoded by the coding sequence ATGACACCCATCCAAGGCATCTCGCCGGTGATTCCCGCGATTACGGACAAGATCGCGCCAGTCGGCGCGGCGGACACGTCCGGACCGGGCGGCTTTATGGATACGTTGAAAAGCGCCATCGGGAAGGCAAATGACGTGCAGGTGCAGGCCAATCAGGCGGTCGATGCGCTGGTGACCGGGCAATCGTCGGATCTCCATGGCACGATGGTGGCGTTGCAACAGGCCGATGTGTCGTTCCAACTGATGATGCAGATTCGCAATAAGCTCGTGACGGCGTACGAAGAAATTCAACGGATGCAAGTGTGA
- a CDS encoding Flagellar hook-length control protein fliK (MaGe:77308386): protein MTTIGNCKAMMDVQPPYTPAASTSKTTSTQSTPRSGQGGNKREPAESGKSFSSELHAAQTTKEPRQKIGRSQTDGDARDTHMSSDEPASTTPVSTSSRATQDSQTDGKGEDASRPESVDATASPTTDAASQSVLLALIAQPTVKTDAQVPVPASSGESTNNVMESAMPAVMVAETSLPVAADAPSTTPPVDSKATTAMPVDTEAAAQSNAVPQVAADRTIQPMVSPDGNTVLSNGAQSISDGLGNLQQEQPDAPLAPEKQPHAAEHHAAKNESAVSPQDQRTQAREDLTAVKAMVAEQIQQLEEPRPIVMERPVSAPETPAPKEEVAPRQPSVPMAALQESHNQGAESGMEWSGRDHRERASAEQVMPQAAMPEAAAPAPSSNSMLGPHNVDHRAFSSAPSAKLSADQPTAAPAPPVQPTDWMPGTASSQTKSMMLELSQADLGRVNIRVAVNQDTVHTHFSSERNELGQYLVNGQDRLQSALQASGLDLGRFQVDIDRQSAGRSFQDPASQEQSQGHAPQGERQPGGQGREEKMRETAPRRGMLNLVA, encoded by the coding sequence GTGACAACCATTGGGAATTGTAAAGCCATGATGGACGTTCAACCACCGTATACTCCGGCCGCCAGCACCTCCAAGACAACTAGCACTCAGAGCACGCCTCGCTCTGGGCAGGGCGGAAATAAACGAGAACCGGCCGAATCCGGCAAATCCTTTTCGTCTGAATTGCATGCGGCGCAGACGACAAAAGAACCGCGCCAGAAAATAGGGCGAAGCCAAACGGACGGCGACGCGCGCGATACCCACATGTCATCGGATGAACCTGCTTCCACGACACCGGTTTCAACCTCCTCCCGCGCAACCCAGGATAGCCAGACAGACGGCAAAGGCGAGGATGCGTCACGGCCAGAATCCGTCGACGCGACGGCCTCGCCGACGACCGATGCGGCCTCGCAAAGTGTCTTGCTTGCCTTGATCGCTCAGCCCACGGTCAAGACAGACGCTCAAGTTCCGGTGCCCGCATCATCGGGTGAATCGACCAACAACGTCATGGAATCCGCCATGCCGGCTGTCATGGTGGCCGAGACATCGCTGCCGGTTGCGGCAGACGCTCCTTCTACAACTCCACCGGTCGATAGCAAAGCCACGACGGCGATGCCGGTGGACACTGAAGCAGCGGCTCAATCGAATGCCGTTCCGCAGGTCGCGGCCGATCGGACAATTCAGCCGATGGTCTCGCCGGATGGCAATACGGTCTTGAGCAACGGGGCGCAGTCAATTTCCGACGGGCTGGGCAATCTTCAGCAGGAGCAGCCGGATGCACCGCTTGCGCCCGAGAAACAGCCGCATGCGGCCGAGCACCATGCAGCGAAGAATGAGTCGGCGGTTTCGCCTCAGGATCAACGCACTCAGGCGAGGGAAGATCTCACGGCAGTCAAGGCGATGGTAGCCGAGCAGATCCAACAGCTGGAAGAGCCTCGGCCGATTGTCATGGAGCGTCCGGTGTCGGCGCCAGAAACGCCAGCGCCGAAAGAGGAGGTGGCGCCACGCCAGCCGTCCGTGCCGATGGCCGCCTTGCAAGAATCTCACAATCAGGGCGCCGAAAGCGGAATGGAATGGTCCGGCCGCGATCATCGCGAACGCGCATCGGCGGAACAGGTCATGCCACAGGCTGCTATGCCGGAGGCCGCTGCGCCTGCGCCGTCATCGAATTCCATGCTCGGGCCCCATAACGTGGATCACCGCGCGTTTTCTTCCGCGCCGTCGGCCAAGCTGTCTGCGGACCAGCCGACTGCCGCGCCTGCTCCTCCGGTTCAGCCGACCGATTGGATGCCGGGAACGGCGTCGAGTCAGACCAAGTCCATGATGCTGGAGCTGTCTCAAGCCGATTTGGGACGGGTCAATATTCGCGTCGCGGTCAACCAAGATACCGTGCATACGCATTTCTCATCCGAGCGGAACGAGCTCGGGCAGTATCTGGTGAACGGGCAAGACCGGTTGCAATCGGCGTTACAAGCGTCGGGATTGGATCTGGGCCGATTCCAGGTCGACATCGACCGCCAGAGCGCTGGGCGGTCCTTCCAAGATCCCGCCTCTCAGGAACAATCGCAGGGCCATGCGCCGCAGGGAGAGCGCCAGCCTGGAGGACAGGGGCGCGAGGAGAAGATGCGCGAGACGGCGCCGCGGCGCGGCATGTTGAATCTGGTGGCGTAA
- a CDS encoding Flagellar export protein FliJ (MaGe:77308388), with amino-acid sequence MSVQAVQHYRLQVEEQIKMELAEVTQQLLQAEQSIARLADTRQRQEEQYREETRQGMTIEQLLQWQSHFEAQASAAKQARRTLAHWQLQWEEARARLVAASQDRRTLDRLIERYREAALAEMRRREQLATDESAHHRFTGQGDARS; translated from the coding sequence ATGAGCGTACAGGCCGTACAGCACTATCGGCTCCAAGTCGAGGAGCAGATCAAGATGGAGCTTGCGGAGGTCACTCAGCAGCTCCTTCAGGCGGAACAGTCCATCGCCCGTTTGGCGGACACTCGGCAGCGGCAGGAAGAACAATATCGCGAAGAAACCCGTCAAGGCATGACGATCGAGCAGTTGTTGCAGTGGCAGTCGCACTTTGAAGCGCAGGCGTCCGCGGCGAAGCAAGCTCGCCGAACCCTGGCGCATTGGCAACTGCAATGGGAAGAAGCGCGAGCCAGGCTGGTAGCGGCGAGTCAGGATCGGCGGACCTTGGATCGACTGATTGAGCGGTATCGAGAGGCGGCATTGGCGGAGATGCGCCGCCGCGAGCAACTGGCGACCGATGAATCGGCCCATCACCGTTTCACCGGCCAGGGAGATGCGCGGTCATGA
- a CDS encoding Flagellar M-ring protein (MaGe:77308392), whose product MFSKFSINQRMIILVALAGSVAGLIALALWTQQPDMQVLFTNLNSEDAAAIIDKLKESKTPYDTTGGGATILVPTAQVHDLRLTLASQGIPKGGGVGYEIFDRTSIGMSEFVQKLNYRRALQGELARTIAQMPEVERARVHLAIPERRLFAAEQERPRASVVVSLRSAQALSKGQVQGVVHLVASSVEGLQARDITVVDGHGHLLSSTAQDETAGLTNTQLEYQRTIEKDIEGRIQSMLERIVGLNKAEVRVSSLIDFRKIETTEERYDPNGQVVRSEQRGQEKANGVNGVSGGVPGVQSNVPPGTEAEPTPTSSNATQTKNETVNYEISRTVSRIVEPIGSIKKLSVAVLVDGTYEAPKAAEGDTADKPAGEAVKKYIPRSEEDLKRIEDIVKKAMGYSAERQDQVQVVNVQFGFGPEEPATATVEAVAESTQPWMPYMRYGVGALLFLLILFFVVRPLIAMLGVSSIETVSTEAAAPALPASVGAVEASLESSASRAQIVDMARKNPDGTAVVVKQWLKGNA is encoded by the coding sequence ATGTTTTCGAAATTCTCGATCAATCAACGCATGATCATTCTGGTGGCGCTGGCGGGATCTGTCGCCGGCTTGATTGCGCTGGCCCTCTGGACGCAACAGCCGGATATGCAGGTGCTCTTCACAAACCTTAATAGTGAAGACGCCGCGGCGATCATCGATAAACTGAAAGAGTCGAAGACGCCGTACGACACGACGGGCGGAGGGGCCACGATTCTCGTGCCTACGGCGCAGGTGCATGACCTGCGTTTAACGCTGGCCAGCCAAGGCATTCCCAAGGGCGGCGGCGTGGGCTATGAAATTTTCGACCGGACGTCCATTGGCATGTCCGAGTTCGTGCAAAAGCTGAATTACCGGCGCGCGCTGCAAGGCGAACTCGCGCGGACGATTGCGCAGATGCCGGAAGTAGAACGGGCGCGGGTGCATCTCGCTATTCCAGAACGGCGGTTATTTGCCGCGGAACAGGAGCGGCCGCGCGCGTCAGTCGTGGTGTCGCTCAGGAGTGCCCAAGCGTTAAGCAAGGGGCAAGTCCAGGGCGTCGTGCATTTGGTCGCCAGCAGCGTGGAAGGTTTGCAGGCTCGCGACATTACCGTCGTCGATGGCCACGGCCATCTCCTGTCCTCTACGGCGCAGGATGAGACGGCTGGCCTGACCAATACGCAACTCGAATATCAGCGCACGATTGAAAAAGATATCGAGGGCCGAATCCAGTCGATGCTCGAACGGATTGTCGGATTGAATAAGGCGGAAGTCCGAGTCTCAAGCCTCATCGATTTCAGAAAGATCGAAACCACGGAAGAGCGGTACGACCCGAATGGACAAGTCGTACGCAGCGAGCAGCGCGGCCAAGAGAAGGCCAACGGCGTCAACGGCGTGTCCGGCGGAGTGCCGGGCGTGCAGTCTAACGTTCCTCCCGGAACGGAAGCGGAGCCGACGCCGACCAGTTCCAATGCGACGCAAACCAAGAATGAAACGGTCAATTATGAAATCAGCCGGACAGTATCGCGCATCGTGGAGCCGATCGGGTCGATCAAGAAACTGTCGGTGGCGGTCCTGGTCGATGGCACCTACGAAGCGCCCAAAGCGGCGGAAGGCGACACGGCCGACAAACCGGCGGGCGAGGCCGTCAAGAAATACATTCCGCGCAGCGAGGAAGACCTGAAGCGGATCGAAGACATCGTGAAGAAGGCGATGGGGTATTCGGCGGAGCGCCAGGATCAAGTGCAGGTCGTGAATGTCCAATTCGGGTTCGGCCCAGAGGAACCGGCGACGGCGACCGTCGAGGCCGTGGCGGAGTCCACGCAACCTTGGATGCCGTACATGCGGTATGGCGTCGGCGCGTTGCTCTTCCTGCTCATTCTCTTCTTTGTCGTGCGGCCGCTCATTGCGATGCTGGGCGTCTCGTCGATTGAAACGGTTTCGACGGAGGCCGCGGCGCCGGCCTTGCCTGCGTCTGTCGGCGCGGTCGAAGCCTCGCTGGAATCGAGCGCGAGCCGCGCGCAAATTGTCGACATGGCCAGAAAGAACCCCGATGGAACCGCGGTGGTCGTGAAACAGTGGCTGAAAGGGAATGCGTAG
- a CDS encoding Flagellar basal body rod protein FlgB (MaGe:77308395) has protein sequence MELIDKTMQLLHRNMDLRNARQRVIASNLANEETPGYRASDLQFEQQLQAAHKGRFPLTMAVTQGQHIGLRGQGYQTVTGTLTEVPAGDLPLDANSVNLELEMAKSSDNAGQYSASATITAQRFRQLLSAIRDAR, from the coding sequence ATGGAACTGATAGATAAAACCATGCAGTTGTTGCATCGGAACATGGATCTCCGCAATGCCCGGCAGCGAGTGATCGCCTCGAACCTGGCCAATGAGGAAACCCCGGGGTACCGCGCCAGCGATTTGCAGTTTGAGCAGCAGCTGCAAGCGGCCCATAAAGGCCGCTTTCCCCTCACGATGGCGGTGACGCAAGGGCAGCATATTGGATTGCGCGGGCAGGGCTATCAGACCGTCACGGGAACACTGACGGAAGTGCCGGCGGGCGATCTTCCGCTGGATGCGAATTCCGTCAATCTTGAATTGGAAATGGCGAAGTCATCCGATAACGCCGGTCAATATAGCGCATCGGCCACGATTACAGCACAACGGTTCCGGCAGCTTCTCAGCGCGATCCGCGACGCCCGCTAA